The following proteins are co-located in the Blastopirellula marina genome:
- a CDS encoding HEAT repeat domain-containing protein, whose amino-acid sequence MGVFLTLATSAVAQDHDPSTEVLIATLEGRDAQAAIEAAAQLGDRPEEAEQVVPALIAALMWQADPFGSQPRSAVSQEVAQAALAALHKIGKPAIAQLKTTLDQTESDELRVEVLLALRGIPQPGPGAEAALVRAMRHANADTRYHAMETLMSVAQRPSKYAIVLTRQLYDSDAENRNTAIRYLGEMGPAGQQAVPHMIEMLQDAPRRRQRSNYLALCQALCEMGEAARPAIAVLKEKMKDSDPRIQTSAALTIARIDPSDLMPIAKLSSMARDVADNKEGAYWAIRTLGEIGPEAKVAMPLLKELAASWSIPIRTSAIRAVVQIDPDDALPLLIELQDDRQHEIREAVLRAMRTYSPNVPEVANAVVEALDQPFTQIELIALENLRHWGPEAKHLATEVRQRLEAETNVHRRKALAEVLSKLEQIPPAELE is encoded by the coding sequence TTGGGAGTTTTCCTGACGCTCGCAACATCGGCGGTTGCTCAAGATCACGATCCGTCGACGGAAGTCTTGATCGCGACACTGGAAGGAAGAGACGCGCAAGCCGCCATTGAAGCGGCGGCACAACTGGGGGACCGTCCAGAAGAAGCCGAGCAAGTGGTGCCAGCACTCATTGCTGCATTAATGTGGCAGGCCGATCCTTTCGGATCCCAACCACGCAGCGCTGTCTCGCAAGAGGTTGCTCAAGCGGCGCTGGCTGCCCTGCACAAGATCGGAAAGCCAGCGATTGCTCAGCTGAAAACAACCCTGGACCAAACCGAAAGTGATGAGCTCCGTGTCGAAGTTCTTTTGGCACTGCGTGGCATTCCACAGCCAGGACCAGGTGCCGAGGCTGCTCTGGTTCGGGCGATGCGTCACGCGAACGCCGATACGCGGTACCACGCGATGGAAACGTTAATGAGCGTGGCTCAGCGACCAAGCAAGTACGCGATCGTCCTCACACGACAGCTTTACGACAGTGATGCAGAAAATCGCAACACGGCAATCCGCTATCTGGGCGAAATGGGACCGGCCGGTCAGCAGGCAGTTCCTCACATGATCGAGATGTTGCAAGATGCCCCCAGGCGTAGGCAACGCTCCAATTATCTTGCCCTCTGCCAGGCATTATGTGAAATGGGAGAAGCCGCCCGGCCAGCAATTGCGGTGTTGAAGGAGAAGATGAAAGACTCCGACCCTCGAATTCAAACCTCAGCAGCGCTGACCATCGCACGGATCGATCCGAGCGATCTGATGCCGATCGCCAAGCTCAGCAGTATGGCTCGGGACGTCGCGGATAATAAAGAAGGCGCGTATTGGGCAATCCGGACGTTGGGGGAAATCGGGCCTGAGGCCAAGGTAGCGATGCCGCTGTTGAAGGAATTGGCCGCCAGCTGGTCCATTCCGATTCGGACGAGCGCGATTCGCGCGGTGGTGCAAATCGACCCTGACGACGCCTTGCCGTTGTTGATCGAACTTCAAGACGACCGCCAGCACGAAATCCGCGAGGCGGTGTTGCGCGCCATGCGAACGTATTCACCCAACGTGCCCGAGGTGGCCAATGCCGTGGTCGAGGCACTCGACCAGCCGTTTACGCAGATCGAGTTGATCGCTCTGGAGAACCTGCGCCACTGGGGCCCTGAGGCCAAGCATCTGGCCACGGAAGTGCGTCAGCGGCTAGAAGCGGAAACCAACGTACATCGGCGAAAGGCGTTGGCGGAGGTGCTGTCGAAACTCGAGCAGATCCCGCCAGCTGAATTGGAATAA
- a CDS encoding ankyrin repeat domain-containing protein, translating into MAHERDAIHGAAKIGDVPWFRYVHKQGARLDALSVNGKNSPLFEAIYYNRCDIVAYLRDAGMDVTSWNGTGEEIGTPLQTAALAGHLEMCRLLVAEGADVNQVVDEGSSPLHSAIRSGKADVVKFLLDQGAVYPRQSQSPIAVQIRDMYPIRFAFFPPTREPVPQDEMDEIIRLLEEKLPELAEPASKSDSP; encoded by the coding sequence TTGGCGCACGAACGGGACGCGATTCATGGGGCCGCGAAAATCGGAGACGTCCCATGGTTTCGTTACGTTCACAAGCAAGGTGCCAGATTAGACGCCCTGTCCGTCAATGGTAAGAATTCGCCCCTATTCGAAGCTATTTATTACAACCGTTGCGATATTGTCGCGTACTTGCGAGACGCAGGAATGGATGTCACTTCGTGGAATGGGACCGGTGAAGAAATCGGAACGCCTCTTCAAACAGCCGCATTAGCTGGGCACCTGGAAATGTGTCGCTTGCTGGTGGCCGAAGGGGCAGATGTCAATCAGGTTGTCGATGAAGGAAGTTCACCGCTTCATTCCGCAATCCGCAGTGGCAAGGCGGACGTCGTCAAGTTCCTTTTGGATCAAGGTGCCGTCTATCCGCGACAGAGTCAGTCACCCATTGCGGTGCAAATTCGGGACATGTACCCGATCCGTTTCGCCTTCTTTCCCCCGACGCGAGAGCCGGTGCCACAAGACGAAATGGACGAGATCATCCGCCTGCTCGAAGAAAAGCTCCCGGAACTTGCCGAACCGGCGAGCAAGAGCGATAGCCCGTAA
- a CDS encoding TlpA family protein disulfide reductase, producing MMNRIVPLLVLTFFPLMQPGERGEPAARAQAAVALAYSIVTRTRPPIIPPVLPQPDAAFPVGLNSYREAYTAYTDNRRPMVVLVTATWCPHCPAIKSQLLAMQREGRLADASLVVLDYDQQTNLAKEIMGNHRTLPFVALFTQEADQARSYRQMSLSQLTRRLTTRINAPEYISM from the coding sequence ATGATGAATCGAATCGTACCTCTCCTTGTTCTGACGTTCTTTCCACTCATGCAGCCCGGCGAACGAGGCGAACCAGCGGCCAGGGCTCAGGCAGCCGTCGCGTTGGCCTACAGCATCGTCACGCGCACGCGTCCGCCGATTATTCCGCCTGTTCTCCCACAACCGGACGCCGCTTTTCCGGTAGGCCTCAACAGCTATCGCGAAGCGTACACCGCTTACACGGACAACCGGCGGCCAATGGTGGTGCTGGTCACGGCGACGTGGTGCCCACATTGCCCGGCGATCAAATCGCAGCTACTTGCAATGCAGCGTGAAGGTCGTTTGGCTGACGCTTCGCTCGTGGTTCTCGATTACGACCAGCAAACCAACCTGGCGAAAGAGATTATGGGCAATCATCGAACGCTGCCGTTCGTTGCCCTTTTCACCCAAGAGGCAGATCAGGCCCGCAGTTACCGACAGATGTCTCTCTCACAACTCACAAGACGATTGACAACAAGAATCAATGCACCTGAATACATCTCGATGTAA
- a CDS encoding DUF3916 domain-containing protein: MRRLLIDRFEQKLRGKRRQFRDAVAWAQGTDLVPVRVSDTYWKFVLPLPQAITDGPRARGRYRRNAFRLIIEAANRLATSSLREQYDFYHVAIMLEMPSLFHSQVDLFVDRDYFSRFFVENQLPNSQRPSHLFHVELPDYFDIERGMRVEVDADYAFDSWIITSSAW; this comes from the coding sequence ATGAGAAGACTACTTATCGATCGGTTTGAGCAGAAGTTACGAGGCAAACGTCGCCAGTTTCGCGATGCCGTTGCATGGGCACAAGGAACTGATCTCGTACCGGTCCGTGTCTCTGATACGTACTGGAAATTCGTCTTACCGTTACCGCAAGCGATCACCGATGGACCACGTGCGCGGGGTAGATATCGCAGGAATGCATTCCGATTGATCATCGAAGCGGCAAACCGACTAGCTACGTCCTCACTCCGCGAACAGTACGACTTCTACCACGTCGCGATCATGCTGGAGATGCCATCGCTATTTCATAGTCAGGTCGATTTGTTTGTCGATCGAGATTACTTCTCACGGTTCTTTGTTGAAAACCAGTTACCTAACTCGCAGCGACCAAGTCATCTCTTTCATGTCGAGCTGCCCGACTATTTCGATATCGAACGCGGAATGCGAGTCGAAGTCGATGCCGATTATGCTTTTGACTCGTGGATCATCACGTCTTCCGCCTGGTGA
- a CDS encoding GNAT family N-acetyltransferase, whose translation MIEIRPMTKPEVSQLVDWAAGEGWNPGQNDAELFWQLDPDGFLAVCKDGEFVGGGAVICHSDSFGFMGLFIVQEAYRGKGLGTQLWFARRDRLLAQLSAGGTIGLDGVDAMVPFYANGGFEIFTRHRRFQLTKPLPSAKRSERIVPLDSLPMPKVTEYDAQCFPARRDNYLPRWIDQPGAVSLAYVDKGTLLGFGVARPCVMGHKIGPLFADNIDVADALLQAFQLQIPDGPLFLDAPDNNPAAVELCHKYSMEEVFGCMRMYNGPPPEIAHEKIFGITTLEVG comes from the coding sequence ATGATCGAAATTCGTCCGATGACCAAGCCCGAAGTCAGCCAACTGGTGGACTGGGCCGCAGGGGAAGGGTGGAATCCTGGGCAGAACGACGCCGAGTTATTCTGGCAGCTCGATCCGGATGGCTTTTTAGCCGTCTGCAAAGATGGTGAGTTCGTTGGTGGCGGCGCGGTAATTTGTCACAGCGATTCCTTTGGTTTCATGGGGCTGTTCATCGTCCAAGAGGCATATCGCGGCAAAGGCCTGGGAACGCAACTGTGGTTTGCCCGCCGCGATCGCCTGTTGGCCCAGCTTTCCGCAGGAGGAACCATTGGCCTCGACGGCGTTGACGCAATGGTTCCGTTCTATGCGAACGGCGGCTTCGAGATCTTTACGCGGCATCGCCGCTTTCAACTAACAAAGCCATTGCCGTCTGCCAAGCGGAGTGAACGGATTGTTCCGCTCGATTCCTTGCCGATGCCAAAGGTGACCGAATACGACGCCCAGTGCTTCCCTGCTCGGCGTGACAATTACCTGCCGCGCTGGATCGATCAGCCCGGCGCCGTTTCCCTTGCCTACGTTGACAAAGGAACGCTCCTCGGCTTCGGCGTCGCGCGTCCCTGCGTGATGGGACACAAAATTGGACCATTATTCGCGGACAACATCGATGTTGCGGACGCGCTGCTGCAGGCGTTTCAATTGCAGATCCCGGACGGGCCACTCTTCCTGGATGCCCCAGACAACAACCCTGCCGCGGTCGAGCTGTGCCACAAGTATTCGATGGAAGAAGTCTTCGGCTGCATGCGAATGTATAACGGACCGCCGCCGGAGATCGCTCATGAAAAGATCTTTGGCATCACGACGCTGGAGGTGGGTTAG
- a CDS encoding patatin-like phospholipase family protein produces MAKIGLALSGGGFRATLYHLGVLRFLKDVDLLHQVTDIASVSGGSILAAHLTLNWDRYNGSDDDFDKAVDEIVRFVQFDVRNHVVRRMPFQYPARLATKLTRVSPRSLTPNAILERCYQRQLYGDRCLYELPETPMLHMLATSVSNGGLTVFNRDGVYIQQRSEEGIARYDFVPGHMAGIPRVVAASSAFPGFFPPVEFTANDLGVRDGEFPTEYFTDGGVYDNLGIRAFSWLRDLGASFDEVYVSDAGKPFQILSDNALGFVGQSIRASDILWDRVWQLERENFGRQTGFVFLPITETVQLDEDPTLHPIIQAEVQTIRTDLDHFSAEEINGLAQHGYEVTRKVFRYTHPDMADQIPSGDGWAPVPSQRLPGPKLSANKATAASPATAVARRLRRSSLRKVWSTLFNWRDWTSYVYIAIALLLFVFLPVKAYEFYKKSQVQAQMIDAIASGNPDIRDIISLLDRDPGADWQPEMVKEIDTPSPNDVEGVEILDYSRIVDLRHWDPSAESSEDRGGIYVKDRVMLVLPEETDSQEVAEAHATFRYPSIFKDIEFRQPEQRYKAEIRKLTEPVMDYGVERVSYEVAYDFTNLPHGEPVTVSLEMYIRVSEEVTRAPFVARFPTDLISVWILFPEDRPYQNYELVRYPVSMNRAPIVMNSRYRVNHPYGSLIGWSVVNPEIDYVYECRWTNE; encoded by the coding sequence ATGGCGAAAATCGGTTTAGCCCTTTCCGGCGGCGGATTCCGGGCAACGTTATATCACTTGGGCGTATTGCGCTTCCTGAAGGATGTTGATTTACTGCATCAAGTGACCGACATCGCCTCCGTTTCAGGCGGCAGCATCCTGGCGGCGCATCTGACGCTTAATTGGGACCGATATAACGGTTCTGACGATGACTTCGATAAAGCGGTCGACGAGATTGTTCGCTTTGTGCAATTCGACGTCCGCAATCATGTTGTTCGCCGAATGCCGTTTCAATATCCGGCCCGCCTGGCGACAAAACTTACCCGCGTTTCGCCCCGCTCGCTCACGCCGAATGCGATCTTGGAACGTTGTTATCAACGGCAACTGTACGGCGATCGTTGCTTGTACGAACTGCCTGAGACACCGATGCTGCATATGCTGGCGACCAGTGTCAGTAATGGTGGGCTGACCGTATTCAATCGCGACGGTGTTTACATCCAGCAGCGAAGTGAAGAAGGTATCGCCCGTTACGATTTCGTACCTGGTCATATGGCCGGCATTCCGCGTGTCGTTGCGGCTTCCTCGGCGTTCCCCGGCTTCTTTCCGCCGGTCGAGTTTACGGCGAACGATCTTGGCGTACGCGATGGCGAGTTCCCGACCGAGTATTTCACCGATGGCGGTGTCTACGATAACCTTGGCATTCGCGCGTTCTCTTGGCTGCGCGATCTTGGTGCGTCGTTCGACGAGGTCTACGTCAGCGATGCTGGCAAGCCGTTTCAGATCTTAAGCGATAACGCGCTCGGCTTCGTCGGGCAATCGATCCGAGCATCGGACATTCTGTGGGATCGTGTCTGGCAGTTAGAACGCGAGAACTTCGGTCGCCAAACGGGATTTGTTTTTCTGCCGATTACCGAAACCGTGCAACTGGACGAAGACCCGACGCTGCATCCGATCATTCAGGCCGAAGTTCAGACCATCCGAACCGATCTCGATCATTTCAGCGCTGAGGAAATCAACGGCCTCGCCCAGCACGGATACGAAGTGACCCGCAAGGTGTTCCGCTATACGCATCCTGATATGGCGGATCAAATTCCGAGTGGGGATGGCTGGGCGCCGGTTCCAAGCCAACGACTTCCAGGACCGAAACTGAGCGCCAACAAAGCGACCGCAGCATCGCCCGCCACGGCAGTCGCGCGGCGGCTACGACGGTCCTCGTTACGAAAAGTCTGGTCGACGCTGTTCAACTGGCGTGATTGGACATCGTATGTTTACATCGCGATTGCCTTGCTGCTGTTCGTATTTCTGCCGGTCAAAGCGTACGAGTTCTATAAGAAGTCGCAGGTGCAAGCGCAGATGATCGATGCGATCGCCAGCGGTAACCCCGATATTCGTGACATCATCTCGCTACTCGATCGCGACCCGGGCGCCGACTGGCAGCCAGAGATGGTCAAGGAGATCGACACCCCTTCGCCCAACGATGTGGAGGGAGTCGAGATTTTGGATTACAGCCGAATCGTCGATTTGCGGCACTGGGATCCCTCGGCCGAGAGTAGCGAGGATCGTGGCGGCATTTACGTGAAAGATCGCGTGATGCTGGTGCTGCCAGAAGAGACCGATTCCCAAGAGGTAGCCGAAGCGCACGCGACGTTCCGCTATCCGTCGATTTTCAAAGATATCGAGTTCCGTCAGCCAGAGCAGCGATACAAGGCAGAAATCCGCAAGCTTACGGAACCGGTCATGGATTACGGAGTGGAACGGGTTTCGTACGAAGTAGCTTACGATTTTACCAATTTGCCCCATGGCGAACCGGTGACCGTAAGCCTGGAAATGTACATTCGAGTGTCTGAGGAAGTCACGCGAGCCCCATTTGTGGCGCGGTTTCCGACCGACTTGATCAGTGTCTGGATCTTGTTTCCTGAAGATCGCCCTTATCAGAACTACGAACTGGTAAGGTACCCGGTCAGTATGAATCGAGCTCCTATCGTGATGAACTCGCGCTATCGCGTGAATCATCCTTACGGCTCGCTAATCGGCTGGTCGGTCGTCAACCCAGAAATTGATTACGTCTACGAATGCCGCTGGACGAATGAGTAA
- the terL gene encoding phage terminase large subunit — protein MKRLSNKALNATKGRRAGYEIFVPKPMPHQLRLLRDPHRHKTAVCGRRWGKTGAGLPAVVYGHGDEDPSSRHHLKGAVDGGTIWWIAPTFGITRKIERDLIQSFQASGLEYHKTHRRIELRGGGSITLKTAASPTSLRGDGLDGIVYDEAAFAPEDSWREALRPALADKQGWSLFLTSPNGPNWVKDRFDRGGLDPQFKSWQCPSSDNPLMTPDEIDALRREIGDRAFQQEVLAQFVQTEGSEFCGAYFLNPNFWYDEEPSEREVCLRVMGLDPSKGKDDKCDYTALVLAKLTRDGHVYIDADIERRDLATIASTTVDQAVHFQPCGIVIETNQFQELLVTQLRSIVRQRGIEMFPVHECNHTTNKITRIRGTLTPFLARGELHFKRGSFGAGRLVQQLKEFPTGRYDDGPDALEMTIRLLSHLTNGGGPGL, from the coding sequence ATGAAAAGATTAAGCAACAAGGCTTTGAATGCAACTAAAGGTCGACGTGCCGGGTACGAGATATTTGTTCCCAAACCAATGCCGCATCAGCTACGACTGCTTCGCGATCCGCATCGACACAAGACAGCCGTCTGCGGCAGACGTTGGGGCAAGACGGGGGCGGGCCTACCCGCCGTGGTGTACGGTCATGGGGACGAAGATCCTTCCAGCCGACACCACTTGAAGGGAGCGGTCGACGGCGGCACTATCTGGTGGATCGCGCCGACCTTTGGCATCACGCGCAAGATCGAACGCGATTTGATCCAGAGCTTTCAGGCCTCCGGGCTCGAGTACCACAAGACGCATCGCCGGATTGAACTGCGCGGCGGAGGCAGCATCACGCTGAAGACTGCGGCATCCCCCACCAGTCTGCGTGGCGATGGGCTCGACGGCATCGTTTACGATGAGGCGGCCTTTGCCCCAGAAGATTCGTGGCGGGAAGCCCTCCGCCCTGCCCTGGCCGACAAGCAGGGTTGGTCCCTGTTTCTCACTTCCCCGAACGGACCAAACTGGGTGAAGGATCGTTTCGATCGAGGCGGACTGGATCCGCAGTTCAAGTCGTGGCAATGCCCGTCCAGCGATAACCCATTGATGACGCCTGACGAAATCGATGCGCTGCGGCGCGAAATCGGCGATCGTGCGTTCCAGCAGGAAGTGCTTGCCCAGTTCGTTCAGACGGAAGGCTCCGAGTTTTGCGGAGCTTACTTCCTGAATCCTAATTTCTGGTACGACGAAGAACCATCCGAACGGGAAGTGTGCCTCCGGGTGATGGGGCTCGATCCTTCGAAAGGGAAAGATGATAAATGCGATTACACAGCGCTGGTCCTCGCCAAGCTGACCCGCGACGGGCACGTCTACATCGACGCCGATATCGAACGTCGCGATCTAGCCACCATTGCCAGCACCACGGTCGATCAGGCCGTTCACTTTCAACCGTGTGGGATTGTGATTGAAACGAACCAATTCCAAGAGCTGCTTGTCACTCAGCTACGGTCAATCGTTCGTCAGCGCGGGATCGAGATGTTCCCGGTTCACGAGTGCAATCATACGACCAACAAGATCACCCGCATCCGCGGCACGCTCACTCCGTTTCTTGCTCGCGGCGAACTGCATTTCAAGCGAGGCAGTTTTGGAGCGGGCCGCTTGGTGCAGCAGTTGAAAGAGTTTCCGACCGGACGTTATGACGACGGCCCCGATGCGTTAGAAATGACGATCCGCTTGCTCTCGCACTTAACCAACGGAGGAGGCCCCGGGCTATGA
- a CDS encoding helix-turn-helix domain-containing protein, with the protein MNNHRQGRPLDHALIDRIHRLHQAGHPYRAIARETGVSYNTVKKYTMASQTHDPLSRRTASGPLSRKRWRGDMAPRLTRECNG; encoded by the coding sequence ATGAACAACCACCGCCAAGGTCGCCCGCTGGATCATGCCCTGATCGACCGCATCCACCGCCTCCACCAGGCAGGCCACCCCTACCGAGCAATCGCCCGCGAAACAGGCGTCAGTTACAATACGGTGAAGAAGTACACGATGGCGAGCCAGACACATGATCCGCTTTCTCGCCGAACCGCCTCTGGTCCCCTCTCTCGCAAACGGTGGCGAGGGGACATGGCACCCAGGCTGACGAGAGAATGCAACGGATAA
- a CDS encoding glycosyltransferase family 2 protein has product MPAFALISVVVPLPDDRGHLLECLQGFTQQQIDVPFEVIVPTSERSPESLASLFEQFPSVRWVHRPGLRVNGLYNAGAEEARGKYLYITESHCVPQPDCLQQIFDYVRQNQLPVACSASDGLPGNHIAAGEQRIFEEDFVRWMGARKCKVAIRGTLIERALWEKAGGFQAEYGHFSEMMIGRKLESLGARVGCAERSVVSHGNQECLKELAAELIEYGEDECRCSHLGAADEQPAASWEWRQREKFLNRFGRLKREQFREWTRQQIRAAAINLFPMSADRRFQYFVHFWHGAIRQGRLKYIAALKRDAIASTHSAAGPTIKTVTATRQAA; this is encoded by the coding sequence ATGCCAGCATTCGCTTTGATTTCCGTCGTCGTTCCGTTACCGGATGATCGAGGGCACTTGCTGGAATGCTTGCAAGGCTTCACGCAGCAGCAGATTGATGTTCCTTTCGAGGTGATTGTGCCGACGTCGGAACGTTCACCTGAATCGCTGGCTTCGCTGTTTGAACAGTTTCCGTCGGTACGCTGGGTTCATCGGCCTGGGCTGCGTGTGAACGGACTGTACAACGCGGGTGCGGAAGAAGCACGGGGCAAGTACCTCTACATCACCGAGTCGCACTGTGTGCCGCAGCCTGATTGCTTGCAGCAGATCTTCGATTACGTACGCCAAAATCAACTGCCGGTAGCCTGCAGTGCTAGCGATGGACTGCCTGGCAATCACATTGCCGCTGGCGAGCAGCGGATCTTCGAGGAAGACTTTGTGCGCTGGATGGGAGCTCGTAAGTGTAAGGTCGCGATTCGGGGTACACTGATCGAGCGAGCGTTATGGGAGAAAGCTGGTGGCTTCCAGGCAGAGTATGGCCACTTCTCGGAAATGATGATTGGTCGGAAGCTCGAATCGCTGGGAGCACGTGTGGGTTGCGCGGAGCGTTCGGTCGTTTCGCATGGCAATCAGGAATGCTTGAAAGAGCTCGCCGCCGAGCTGATCGAGTACGGCGAAGACGAATGTCGCTGCAGCCATCTCGGAGCAGCGGACGAACAGCCGGCCGCTAGTTGGGAATGGCGACAAAGAGAAAAGTTCCTCAATCGCTTCGGCCGTTTGAAACGAGAGCAGTTCCGGGAATGGACGCGCCAACAGATCCGCGCCGCAGCGATTAACCTGTTTCCCATGTCCGCCGATCGCCGCTTTCAATACTTCGTGCACTTCTGGCACGGCGCCATTCGCCAAGGCCGCTTGAAGTACATTGCCGCGCTGAAACGGGACGCGATTGCCTCAACGCATAGCGCCGCTGGGCCGACGATCAAAACGGTAACTGCTACGCGTCAAGCTGCTTAG